From the genome of Lytechinus pictus isolate F3 Inbred chromosome 4, Lp3.0, whole genome shotgun sequence:
tatacctatattattatcattattatgatcacTCACAATAACTCACAGCATCAATCATAAAATAAGCCCCATAATCAATccctaagctttatgttacagggctcaaaagttgatttaaaaaaaaaaacaatttttgaatCCCAAGTATTGGCACGATTTTGGCACATAGGAGAGAACCATGCATCGAGGATTATTGTAGATTTTATTAAAGCCGGGTGGTCACATTAACGTGTCGGAAATTCAGTAACATTTCAACATTCTACAAGCACATTAGTACTTCTTCCAACTCTGAAATCTGCATGGGTCAATCACaaggtatatttttttacataatacttaaaaaaaatattcaagacAGCCAATGACTTggaatgaaacaaacaaaatacttttttcaagtacaTCTATACACAAGAGGGTTGTCACTTTTTTGACAGTGTTGCTTCAATGCAACTTTAATGATGATTCACAAAAGTGAACAATTCGAAGCCCCTTTTACAATTCTACCCACAATACACCTTGCATATGGTATCTTTCATACACCCGTCGTATTACTTACTCAGGGAAATATTGAGAAATCATCATAGATATTGTtccattttgaacaaatatcTAACATGACTTGTAGGCTTTACATAGATCATGTCCGTCATACACTGcaattatttgttaaaaaatcATCTTTGGATTGCTACACTGGATTTATTTCagaatattttcaaatgaattgcATCTGCCTAAGATTTTAGCTCTTCAAGAGAAGTTTTCATGaatcaaattcatgaattttgacTTTATCAACAATGATATGCATTGCATACAGGAAAATATGTTATTTCTGACGATAAATAACAAGGTCAATTTCGGTAGGTTCATTTACAATGACGTCAGTAAgtaaaaaatgacaaaggatCTGAGCAGCAGGACTCTGCGTGGTTTGGGTGAAGAATGTGATCCTTCACTCCACGGGAAACAATTGAGATATTAACTAAATCACTTACACTTTAATAATCATACAACTTTTCCAGTTCAACTTTGCCAAATATTACGCATGAATTCTCAAATAAGGTGCTGTAGAAGAGACCCAAAACTTTAAACTATAAGGGCCAGGGATTAACTGCCAAAATATTAAATGTTTTTTAGCAAGATGTCTATCTACATATGGCACTCATCCATCTATTAAGCCCAGCGCACATCAAGTGAAGCAATTGCACGAAGATCCGATTGCAACAAAATCCCCAGTGTGCGCGTACCTGCAACGCTTTGCAACTGCAATCCGCCTTGTTGCAGAAAAATCACAGACCTAATCTCAGACATCTGACATGTCAAATCTTCCTGCGATTCTTCTGAGATCTTGAtcatttcagccaatcagatttgtCCTACATGAAGACGTCATGACCAATTCCTGCACTATCGGCCAAAATCAAGGTCATTTTGGCCTTGCCATGCAGAGTCTAACCCAGTCGCGTGATTACGTTGTTGTGCTGTTTTCTCTACACGACTTAACTGGACATTTAAGACAAAGAATGAGAAAGGGGCATGTTGTAACCCTGAAATCTGGGACAAAATGGCAACTCAGAGATGGCAAAAAACCATGCATCAAATCGGCCCTGTATCAGTGCATAGGCGCCATGTAGATGCAGCGCGTTGCAGAGCTCTTGCAATGTGCAGGCTGGCCTGCAATACGATTGCACCAAGACACGATTGGCAAATTATTCGAACCGTATGTTAGTGCAATTGCATCGCATTGTGTGCGCTGGGCTTTATTCAAGGCATCCCCCCCTTGGACATTATCGCTAGTTGCAATGGATATCGTTATCAATCACCAGTTGTGATAGATCACGTCTGAATGCTCCTTTATCACAAGGGGTGATTGATCACCACTCGCTACCACAAACATAACACTAAGCAAGAACATCTGAATGTATGATTAATTTTTCcatttgattttatattgtgttcaatgcaatcaattggtGAAATCTGTTCTGCGATCAATGGCCGAGTCTTGTATTATGAAAcccaggggcctgtaacacaaagcttagcaatgatcgtagaacatttttctacgattgattgcattgactacaatgtacaatcaaccCTTATGTTATGGGACCCAGATCTTTTCCAGTACCATTGCTAGACAATCCATAAGGGACTCTCAAATGTTCCTCCATCCATGGACCCTACCTTATTTGAACAGGAAACGTAGATGACATATGCATTTTGGAGAGTAATGTAAGCTGAAATACGTGACATAACAGAACGGAAATAGGACAAGAATTTTCAGAGATGCCAACCTTCCCCCAGTAATGTACAAACATATTTTAAAGCAATCCTTTGATTTCTTTGAGACAACCTAAgttaatatctttaaaaatatctATTAAAATATGCATTTGTTCTCTTAATTAATCTTAAAGATGTACATACAAAAGTGtgcaaaagaaataaatgatcattatcattaggattattatcattaattctATTTAGTATTATAATTACTgctatcattatcataaataaatcattatcattcatattatcactatcattttcattaaGCATAACTTCAGTTACTTCTTGTAATTCATAGACAAATggcataaaaaatgaattatccaAATATGCAAATGACTTTCCCCACCAACAATTTCATTAGTGAATTGGGTATTTTTGCTCCAAAGGCCCAAGgcctatttcataaagagttacgattATGGTCAATACCaaggaaaatttgatatttattggCTGCTGAGTCATGaccatgatattttttatttttcataatgacAAATTAAATATTGTTGTAAGTCCATTATGAAACATGccggctgtttcataaagctgtttgtaagttacaaacgactttacaaatgactggtgacccCGTCTTAGCAACTAATTCAGCACAATAGAAATCTGgtgtatatcatttaccacaataaaaGTCATTAGTCATTTGCAAAATCCCTCTCAACAtttgaacagctttatgaaacacccacctgggccctgttgcatgaaagaaaaactcaggatttttttttgccagagttttctAAGGCAAAATTGTTATGCAATGGGTCCCTGGTCTCTGAGGTGTTATGGAGAGATCCAAGATGGCCATCAACTTTGGGTATCGAGAACTCACTCTGCAACAACTTGAAGAGTAATCCTGTGAAGAAATGACTAACCGGCAATTCTTGAATAGGTTACAAAATGgcaagaaacaaaataataggactacttccccccccccccccaattaataaatgataaaaatcaatcaacaaataaaacaCAAATCCAAGAAATAAAACtagcaaataatgaaaaaaataataagagtGCCCCAGGAGGAAGATCCCTCCCTTGGTCCCAGTTGCACTAGTACATCCATCTCAGTACTGGGTGTGTCTCTTTATTCCAGTGGTGCCATAATGTTCTAGGGCCCGGtcacacaaaggtttgcaactGATTGCAAATCCATCAGTAACATTTCTGATAAGGTACATTGTTTTGAACAGTGATCTTGATTGGCCATTGGTCCCTGCATTGGTAACCTACTGATTGATGACAAACCTTTGTGTAACAGGGCCATCAGACAAAAGATCAAAGGGGAGAGAactattgaaaatatcaaaataaacgatgtgtttgaatttaaattcaaaACGAACATCTCCAAGCATTTCTGGAATTGAATTGGTTTTGAAATACCTAGAATACAACCATACCTTATACATAACTTGAAGAGTGCATTGTGCatagaatatcaaaattaaaccTGACATATTCTCCTCACCCTGAGACATACCAAGGAATAGAGACATTTATGatcttcaaataaaaaaaaagacaaaactttttaataaaaaaatggggATATCATCtttaatgatgaaaattaaattcttttttaaattgccATTTTCTCAGCcaaataatgatgatactattctttcctttgttttcataACACTTTctacaaaatatataatgaaTCTGTGTCACAATGgaaaaataattgttcatttGAACATGAATTGCGGAATGGATCTAGTGGTGCTGCATAATGCACAATGATTATGGATTGATACATCTATggacacgtttttttttttttacctatttGTGACAAAAAGTTATTTGAAGCCTATTTGACCAattcttctatttttattctccgatttgtatttttcaaaatgataatatactTAATATTTCCTAATACTGCATTTTATCctctttttttaagtttaagTCTGAAATAAATggatatcaataaaaaatatgttttcaagtTGGAAATTTTACAGCAAGAAGAATGATTTCAATGGTTCCATTCCTttggcgaaatatttttaatgatttattttttccctgtAAACATCATTTAGCAAAGGATCAAGGACACCGATGCAACAAAAATAGGCATAATATATATCAGGACTTTTCACTCTTCTCATGTATAAAGATTTTAGGGCTATCTATCTAACGCTATTCAAACACAACACAAAATGTGTTCACTTTGTCACAAATGTTAAGCACTtacccttgaaaaaaaaaggtaaatgcAAACTAAAGGTGAAACAAATCTTATTTTACCATGCAATTTTACATTCATCATTAGCAATGACAAAAATGcagaattacaaaataaatatctgTCAGCTTACATTTCAATACATTTCAATGTGTGGAGCGtagtggcccagtggattagtcttctgactttgaaacagagggtcgtaggttcgaatcccagccatggcgtaatttccttcagcaagaaatttatccacattgtgctggactcgacccaggtgaggtgaatgggtgcccagtaggaagaaattccttgaatgcttgagcgcctagttagcccagctaaagccggggtaataatatccaagtcctttggaagcgcatagagacgtaattcataatgtattatgcgctatacaagaactgactactattattattattacaggaTCATGGGTTGGCATCTCTGaaaacatgactttatttttttcttgacaaGGATAGAAAAAGAAGATACTGTAAGTGCACCAAAGATATCACAAGTTACAATTACTTTcattaaacataaaaaacatgaGGCTGAACAGGGAACATAGATTTTTATGATACACTGTCTGAAGTTTGTGAAGTTAAGCTTGATTTACTAGTGCGATTGTTGACTCAGACAGAAATCTCTTCGGGATTAGAGTTTGTAGCGGAAGGGATCTCTTCGCACTGTTCTAAATCAGTCCTTTCATCTGGACTGTTACTGTATGAAACTGAATTGATGGATTTGTTTATCACATTGTCTGTTGTCCTTACAAATTCCCCTTCGGACACACAATTTTGTTCTTCTTGAGGACTAGACAAGTTACTATCTATTCCGTCCCCCGGGTTAGACAGcccgttattattatcaatagtcGTTTCGTCAGACTGCTTATCGGTGATGTCCGACTGTTTATCAGTGACATCGGATTGTTTATCAGAAATATCAGATTGTTTGTCGGTAATTTCGGATTGTTTGTCGGATACATCGTCGAGACTGCTGCTGACCTCTCCCTCAATAGCAGCCCCGAAAGTACTATGATCTCTACCCAAGGTGTTTGATTCTTTATCATCGTCATAATCACAATTCTCACTCTCCCCCAACCTCCCATAATCGGATTGTTTCCCGTTATTTTGGGGTATGAAAAGAAGGGGTTCAGAATGGCTGTCATCGCCATTCGTACTGAATTCAGGGGTCAGGGTTCCTGACCCGCCACCCGTCCTTGAACTGACAGCATCAATCTCAGGAGCATCCTCGCTCTGTAAGCTTCCCTGAGAAGATTCCTCCACTGGAGTCCTGACTTGCGCTTCTTCCTCCTTCACAAGGTCTCTGAAGTCTGTACTTTCCACCTGCTCCTGTTCTGAAGGGCTATCTCCGATCAACAACTGACCATTGGAGTCTGGAGCTTCAGGGGAATCCCCTCCATGGAATTTAGGGATATCCCCGCCTTCCGCCGCAGGGTTGGGTGGTTCGCGCGTCTCCTGGGACGGCGCCTCTGTCCTGAACTCTGCATCACCCATGACCGGTTCCTCAGCTGCACTACGGCGGTCCTCCTCAACCGGGCTAGCAGGAGACTCGACGAAGTGGGATGGGTTGCACCAAGGCTCCACAGACAAACTCTTATTTTCCACCGGACCTTGATCATGCGGGGACATCACCTCCATTGGTGTCTCTTCATCTATGTATTCTGTAGTTCTCACATCAGGTATCTGCTTATCAAATgactcctcttccttctcctccatcatcatcacctcctccacctccttcttttcttcttcttcatggtCTACAAGCTCTTTACAAGGTTCTACATGCTTACCCTCTGTGCTTTCTTGCATATTTGTTGGACTAACCGGCTGCATGTTTTGCTCCTCATTGTCTTCAAGCTGAGGTTCATGTTTCATGTCGGCTACCGAGTCAGGGGTCAGGAGTATCCCGGCAGACTCTGCAGCATAAGTCAATCTGGCAATTTCCAGCTTTTTCTCTTTGAGTTCTTGCTGAAGTGCTACGATGGTACTCTGCATGCCCTCCCCTTCGTCGTTCAGTTGGATCACCATCTCGTACATCTCTGTAGAAAGGACacaaaacaaagcaaatgtGTGCTGGTAAAAGAGGTTTCAACAAGTCGAGTTCCAGTAAAAATGTGGCAGATAATGTTTTAAAGTGATTGGGAAAAGGCTACTATGGGCTTGACAATCTGTGTACACAATTTGGCTTAGGAAGTACTATTGATTCAGTCTAACAAAAAGAACATTAtaaaggataataataataataaagacattTATAATGCGCAAAAACATCTCTTCAACAGTGCACAGTCGCAATATGATCAAGATAGGTAGAGTGGATATGCCATAATCTCTCTTTGTCTCAGGTCTAATCACTATTAAGTTTGCATATGATCAGTCAAACATTTCACATATTATGCAGTCCACTGTCTCAGTGTGAAAATCTTTATGTCCCTATTATCATTTTGTTGACACTccatttgctcctgcaacaattcctccgggctttattttgtctaagatgcaaggttagggttagggtaaaaaTTGGGTTTtaaggcccccattccacagaaaggagacctttgaaagaccagAAATTGGCAAGGTCTAACAGCAGTCTCCAAGATCACCGAAATTGTTCATCTCTGTAGAACGGCTCAGAAAGATtcctcaaagaactctgaaagactgattgatacttcttgtcttactggacttagactagtcctatagatttctttcaatggtctttcaaagATCTTTTATGCAAAAATTGATCTCTCATAATTCTTTCCTTGGACTTTTCCTGGTCTTTCagtgatctttcaatgatctctaaTGACTCCTTCAGCAATCTCCACAACAATCTTGAGAGACTGTCGaaagatcatggaaagactaaaaactttgaaagttcattgaaagaCAACTGAAAGAATGCTAAAAGACAACCACACGACCACTTTCctgaaagacctttgaaagactgttttgaaccgtttcaaaagGTTTTGGGACTCACGAGGACCacaaagaccactgaaagatccatcaggaatcgtgaaagacctgtgatctttgaaagttcattgaaagaCCTTTGTaagatcaagcaagtttcatggtcttacagcagtcttgctctctgtggaaaGGGGTTTAAGTTAGATTAAGGTTGGGTTATGGCTATTTGCCGGGACCCCCGCTTTTGCAGGGAACCCTCCTTTGCTAGAAGGGTATTCAAGGCCTGTTACATCCAGGATTGGAGTTAGTCATTTGATTAGTGTCAGGAATTTATAGCCGAGCAGAGTAAATGTGATGGAATCATCCTTCCTACCATCCTGGCTGTTCTTGAGTTcttcattgatttctttctgCAGTGCTAGTTCTGCTTCCACTTGGGCTACCTTTCCCTGAGATACTTGTTTACCAAGCTCTTGGTTTTCCTGGATCAGTGTACGACAACGAGCCATCAAACGCTTCCCAGTTTGACTGAAATGTAAAGAGAATAAACAaggataaataataataacattatgcTTTTATATACATTGGAACAAAGTCTCTATATAAAAGAACATTACAGAAAGATCATCATCCCAGTCACTGGATCCTGACATTTCTGCACACAGCATATGCACTTTTTCCACTCCCctttaaataaataagaaatgatgGTGAcgagaaataaataatttgccagctacatgtatgcagtgAGCTCCATCCACTTCACCCATTTTaccccaaaaataaaaatatgctatCTCTACATATACAGTATAACTTTTACATACATGATTTCAGACATAAAggtatcaatgatgatgataaattgtgttttcatatTCTAGATGTAAATTGTATACAATCTCAATATTAAACCTGTAATAATGGGTTACCTTTATtcttataaagaacaaaagtttgacatcaaaatattgtttcgtacatttcagtatttttgataccatattccGGTTAAGCATGATCCAAACATCCACAACTTACGGTGACATGAATGGTGGCCCAaggaatgattgaatgaataccCAATGGGCTCCACTAAAATCAGTGTACATTGGCCTGGTTCATAACTGTTCAGAAACATATCAATTTGCACTAATTTGCATGGGGCTAATGATGCATTCATACAGCAATCTCGGGCCCCTATGGACCCATTCCAACCAAACTTGGGTCTTGGATATTTTTATCATGCTCCACAGAGAAATGGTATAAAAAAGCTAGTTGTGACACCATCGCCTATATGCAAGTATATATATTACACAGGACTTGCCCCTCTCAGCCTAATATCTAAATAGTTTACCTGTCAGGAGTGAATTTCCATGCAGCCATATCCTCATGAGCTTGCTGAAGGTTGGTGGTCTTATCCTCCAGTTCTTTCTTCAGACGTTGAATCAAGAGATTCAGAGCAGGATCCACTGTGGCAGCTCGAAGCTGTGCTGTGCTCGCGTTTTGATTCTTATCTGCAAGCTGATTCTATTTCATGAAagataaaataacataaatagTGTTTATAGTAATATCTTTGATAATTGCTCTGTTAATGATGGCTCCTATGGCAATTCTCTGCTCTTTGCTATGAAATTCTGTGACgagtaatgaataaaaaatatttgtccaTCTAAGGAATAATCTTCCATGGAATCAATAAATTCTATAGTGCAACTGAATGAAAAGGTgtcactgaaaatttctttacaatagattgttttctctcttttaattaaaatcaacttcTTGGGTTAGACCTATAATGATGAATGACCTGAACATGTTCTTTGGTGAAAAGACAGATTTTCAATAATTCCAATTCACAACCAATTGAAGTTCAATTATGAACTTAGTAGATCCAAATTCTGATTGCTAAGTATTCGAATGAAAAGTTTATCTTGTTAAATATTGAATAGGGTTAAAGGAACATAAGTTCCTCTTAAAAATATTAGGGAAAATTACAGCATAAGGGCAAGAACTAGTCTTTCGTAAACTCAAGCGTTTCGTTACATACAGCTTCCTGGtgagtttcataaagctgttcgtaagttaagagcaactttaagaacgactggtgatcctttcttatggtaaatggTATTTCATTGGctatggtttagcgcgtaagaaaggatcaccagtcgttcttaacttacgaacagctttatgaaacggccccctggaacCGTTCCCCAGACCAACTGTCAACTGACCATCTACATTTCATGCTAGTACCTACAGCCTTGATTGATGATATATCTGACCTTtcataaatgatatttttaagtGCATTTTCAGAGTGCACTTCAAAccccattaaaggtcaagtctaccccaactgATATTTGATTTAAACAAGTAGACTGAAATCCAACAAGGATAAAACTCCCAATTTCATCAGAATCtaatgcaaaataagaaatttaatacatttttcagAGTTTTTACTTTGTTCACGAGACAGTTAAATGCCAATCTTAGTCAGTATGCATATATGGGAGAGCCAattatagggacagtgattttccgtttcaaaaaattgccttttccgtttcagaaaatctcaaattccgtttcagcatgtcagaaaacggaaattccgtttccccatagactttgtacacacggaaaactGACAATTCcctttacacattgaatagcaaaatcacaacacgcacattcgcactggtcaaaattagtatctgctactgtaccaacaacacaataaaatccgttctaatcggatctatgcgggtgcataaaatatttttaaacacccattttgcatgtatatatcctcacctttcatattattagcattatttcacggtgaaatgatatttcatcgatactttggggggtttttggacatcgttatcatcagtcaacggcttttgccaatccgccatcttggattttaagaccacgatatcgtgctgttacatcttcaaacgtagagggcagcaacacacgaccgtgtacatgtagttgaacgatatgtgtgcatgtgaagcccaacccggcccgccgggtacgggtacggtgcggggtacaatcgagtgtgctgatgtcaagtgcagtcacgatgtgtgaattgtcatgatagtagcgaagtgagatcgtgttttctgggtttttttggccatttaatattctcattttgttgtgattttggagtaatttctgttgctattctgagggaaaatacgttttccgtgattttccgtttgaaatgccactttccgtttcaaaaggccctttccgtgaattccgtccgttttccgcgatcgcggaaaatcactgtccctacaatTATGTCATACACACAATAAGAATCCTTTTGGATAACAATTAcaattttgtgtaattttcatAAGATTGTGATCTTGTCCCACATGTACATATTGATGTTAGTGGTCTAACAACAATtacaattttcagaaatagatCTGTCAGAAACAAAAAagttggaaatattttttttcttggtaatattattatttaaataataataaagttttCTTCACTGTAAACTCTGTAGATTAAGTTGGTTTCATCACTTTGCTACCAGTACTGGGGGTGGTTGATCGTTTTAATACCAGTATACACTTTATTACaagcaaatttaatttttttaaagggtttGCCATAGATTCAGAGTTATGATTAAATTGAACAATAGGTCTAGTGGTTACAGACCTCATCTTTCATTCAGAGGAATGTGGGTTCAATCCCAGCCaaggcatgttttccttcagcaagcaatttacccacattgtgctgcactcaacccatgtgAAGTGAATGGGTAACCGGCAGGatatattccttgaatgcactgaccGCTGGAAGGCatctggggtaataataatagcgcaACTCCAAATAGATTATTTCTGGATAtatagcactatataaatgcctattattatcatgttgCAGGGCACTGAATACTTACAGCTAGTTCGTGTAGTTCCTGTTCCTTGGTGGTCAATCTCATGACAAGAAGCTGTTCACGACGAGCGGCCTTGAGATGACGAAGCTTTTCCTCTCCATCACCTACAAAATTACagaaaagatattttttttatatcagatATTCctaggaaaataaatatttaaaaaatgaatcgcattccaggggcccgttgcaaaaaaaattgcaattacACGCAACTGACGCAAGAGTAAAACTCGATGCAACCTGATTTAAATCCAATCAGAAATGCTCATTTAGAACTTTTgattctttaaaatgcaataaaggCAAATTTATctacagtgccccccccccccatctcatGGCTTATCTGTAAAAGAAACTTTACATTTCATGGAAAAGTTACAGCCTTTGgaacaaaaacaaatagaaaGAAATCTACTGTGTCTCCCAAAAAGGTAATTGCACTGTACAcaggaaaaatatgaaatcacaCATAAATCTACGTAGCATAAATGTGTGGCTCaaatttttcaaacatttttttctgtatagTTTGCTTTGAAccttttaacaaaataatgcaaaaggcTATAATACTATTTTGATAGTATGGCTGAGTTATAAGGCCATTCAAATGAATGTTAAAAAGTTTAACCATAATAATACCAGGGGATtcaacatttttcgcgataaatctgcTACACAAAATTTGTTGACCGTGTCGCTCTCtgtttactttcaagtctcgtgcAACTTTTGTGCATGTGCTACACACAGTGTCCTTCCTGCCAACGTCATCCTTCTCTCACGCACTGTTTGGCAAACCACCATATAAATTTTGTATGTAATCACTCCACGACACATTTAGAGCTATagaagcatacatgtacatgtatgcgtgTAAATTCCATCCAGTGCTTTCTCTTGTTGGGTTGTAAGTGTATGATCCATACAGCAGCACAGACTCAAGTGTTGAAACAAGAAG
Proteins encoded in this window:
- the LOC129259043 gene encoding nucleoprotein TPR-like, whose amino-acid sequence is MTEESPRKRARLCEDEVDSLCKPDLQEHIKKQDEYIAELEARLQMSAASTSNNGDGEEKLRHLKAARREQLLVMRLTTKEQELHELANQLADKNQNASTAQLRAATVDPALNLLIQRLKKELEDKTTNLQQAHEDMAAWKFTPDSQTGKRLMARCRTLIQENQELGKQVSQGKVAQVEAELALQKEINEELKNSQDEMYEMVIQLNDEGEGMQSTIVALQQELKEKKLEIARLTYAAESAGILLTPDSVADMKHEPQLEDNEEQNMQPVSPTNMQESTEGKHVEPCKELVDHEEEEKKEVEEVMMMEEKEEESFDKQIPDVRTTEYIDEETPMEVMSPHDQGPVENKSLSVEPWCNPSHFVESPASPVEEDRRSAAEEPVMGDAEFRTEAPSQETREPPNPAAEGGDIPKFHGGDSPEAPDSNGQLLIGDSPSEQEQVESTDFRDLVKEEEAQVRTPVEESSQGSLQSEDAPEIDAVSSRTGGGSGTLTPEFSTNGDDSHSEPLLFIPQNNGKQSDYGRLGESENCDYDDDKESNTLGRDHSTFGAAIEGEVSSSLDDVSDKQSEITDKQSDISDKQSDVTDKQSDITDKQSDETTIDNNNGLSNPGDGIDSNLSSPQEEQNCVSEGEFVRTTDNVINKSINSVSYSNSPDERTDLEQCEEIPSATNSNPEEISV